One segment of Monomorium pharaonis isolate MP-MQ-018 chromosome 6, ASM1337386v2, whole genome shotgun sequence DNA contains the following:
- the LOC118646223 gene encoding vegetative cell wall protein gp1-like yields the protein MGKCRSTLRERLARAVARPPRIPVSKRPFEATARPSQPKQPNGQTTDQPSATGQGTPAPTPRTARRPPTIRQRTVRSRQERLYDPAPDNVAAARQATLLATFGSTLSDLDDDDDDNGGNKVTAEHVTPAPAPMPDIASLTITEPSAVPPEDTPSAPPPPSVLPTPPPTPRPTPPPTPLPVTPMPPPTQPALLLMTPAPPSTPPAPLPAPGYFTGPPPPESTPAAPPPPGPPVPPAVAIPDGSFPEDALRTVPWDRIRPGQRYRHHVRGQKIVIRRRRDGSWLLK from the coding sequence ATGGGGAAATGCAGGAGCACCCTCCGAGAGCGCCTCGCACGCGCCGTCGCAAGACCACCACGCATCCCAGTGAGTAAGCGGCCGTTCGAGGCAACGGCCCGCCCGTCGCAGCCGAAACAGCCGAACGGCCAGACGACCGACCAGCCATCCGCCACCGGCCAGGGAACACCCGCTCCGACGCCGCGAACAGCCCGACGGCCGCCAACCATCCGCCAACGGACCGTCCGCTCACGGCAGGAACGGCTGTACGACCCGGCTCCGGACAACGTGGCCGCCGCTCGCCAAGCCACGCTACTGGCGACCTTCGGCTCGACGCTCTCAGacctcgacgacgacgacgacgacaacggaGGCAACAAGGTGACCGCGGAACACGTGACGCCCGCACCGGCACCCATGCCGGACATCGCGTCCTTGACCATCACGGAGCCCAGCGCGGTCCCGCCGGAGGACACCCCGTCAGCACCACCGCCACCATCGGTGCTGCCGACACCGCCGCCAACGCCACGGCCCACACCACCGCCTACACCGCTGCCAGTGACGCCCATGCCGCCGCCGACGCAGCCAGCGCTCCTGCTGATGACGCCGGCACCGCCATCAACACCACCCGCTCCGCTACCGGCTCCGGGGTATTTTACCGGACCCCCGCCGCCGGAGAGTACCCCAGCAGCACCACCGCCGCCCGGACCGCCGGTCCCGCCAGCCGTCGCCATACCCGATGGGTCCTTCCCTGAGGACGCCCTCCGCACCGTGCCGTGGGACCGCATCCGCCCAGGACAAAGGTACCGTCACCACGTGCGCGGGCAAAAGATTGTCATCCGGCGCCGCCGCGACGGTTCATGGCTGTTAAAATAA